In a single window of the Novosphingobium sp. IK01 genome:
- a CDS encoding ABC transporter ATP-binding protein: MAEAVTVVGRLREVSVGLAAGRVTVVCGPNGAGKSTLLAVLAGLQAPDAGRVVLGHNRLTDLTPRERAMAVGYLPQAGEVAWNVTVETLVRLGRLPHRTSDKLDAAAAAAAIRALDLQSLAAREVGTLSGGERARALLARVLAGQPRWVLADEPFAALDLAHQQALMAHFRRLADQGVGVAVVMHDLSLAMNHADHVIVLERGTVAASGAPHVALSPEVLHQVWGVNARWFGDGRARALAIG; the protein is encoded by the coding sequence ATGGCCGAAGCTGTAACCGTGGTGGGGCGCCTGCGCGAGGTGAGCGTGGGGCTGGCCGCCGGGCGCGTCACGGTGGTCTGTGGGCCCAACGGGGCGGGCAAATCGACCCTGCTGGCGGTTCTGGCCGGCTTGCAGGCGCCCGATGCGGGCCGTGTCGTGCTCGGCCACAATCGCCTGACCGACCTGACCCCGCGCGAGCGGGCCATGGCCGTGGGCTATCTGCCACAGGCCGGCGAAGTGGCCTGGAACGTGACGGTCGAGACACTGGTGCGGCTGGGCCGCCTGCCGCATCGCACGTCCGACAAGCTCGACGCAGCGGCCGCCGCTGCCGCGATCCGGGCGCTCGATCTCCAGTCGCTGGCCGCGCGCGAGGTGGGCACGCTCTCGGGGGGGGAGCGCGCACGGGCCCTGCTGGCACGGGTTCTGGCCGGACAGCCGCGCTGGGTTCTGGCCGATGAACCGTTTGCCGCGCTCGATCTGGCCCACCAGCAGGCGCTGATGGCCCATTTCCGCCGTCTGGCCGATCAGGGTGTGGGTGTGGCCGTGGTGATGCACGATCTGTCGCTGGCGATGAACCATGCCGATCATGTCATCGTGCTGGAGCGCGGGACAGTGGCGGCCTCGGGCGCGCCCCATGTCGCACTTTCGCCCGAGGTGCTGCATCAGGTCTGGGGGGTCAATGCCCGCTGGTTCGGGGACGGGCGGGCGCGGGCGCTGGCGATCGGCTGA
- the uvrA gene encoding excinuclease ABC subunit UvrA, with amino-acid sequence MSTSASALPARSRAGARSALTTLSVRGAREHNLKGVDVDLPRDSLVVITGLSGSGKSSLAFDTIYAEGQRRYVESLSAYARQFLEMMQKPDVEHIDGLSPAISIEQKTTSRNPRSTVATVTEIYDYMRLLWARIGVPYSPATGLPISAQTVSQMVDRVMALPEGTRAYLLAPVVRARKGEYRKELAEWQKAGYTRVRIDGELYSIEDAPALDKKLKHDIEVVVDRIAVKDGIQTRLADSFEQALKLAEGLAYIDLADTTVAALNGETPPEEPKKAGKGKNAKGGQLKGAGLPDNRIVFSEKFACPVSGFTLDALEPRLFSFNAPQGACPACDGLGEKLLFDPQLVVPNEHLSLKQGAVVPWAKSNPPSPYYMQVLASLAAHFGFSLETPWEQLPVEVKIVILHGTAGKAVPLTFIDGKKSYTVAKAFEGVIGNLNRRMLQTESAWMREELGKFQTAQPCETCDGARLKPEALSVKVAGSDISAITRLSVSDACAWFAGLDAHLTSQQSQIAKAILKEINERLGFLDNVGLDYLNLDRTSGTLSGGESQRIRLASQIGSGLSGVLYVLDEPSIGLHQRDNDRLLETLKRLRDLGNTVIVVEHDEDAIRTADYIVDLGPGAGVHGGQIVAQGTLEDILASKDSLTGQYLTGARRIEVPTERRKGNGHALVIEGARANNLKNVTAKIPLGTFCCITGVSGSGKSSMTIDTLQAGASRVLNGARVVAGAHDAIRGLEHCDKVIEIDQSPIGRTPRSNPATYTGAFTLIRDWFAGLPEAEARGYKAGRFSFNVKGGRCEACQGDGLIKIEMHFLPDVYVTCEECGGKRYNRETLEVKFKGHSIADVLDMTIEDAVEFFKAVPPIRDRMAMLGEVGLGYVKVGQQATTLSGGEAQRVKLAKELARRSTGKTLYILDEPTTGLHFEDVRKLLEVLHRLVDQGNSVVVIEHNLDVIKTADWIIDMGPEGGVRGGEIVAEGTPEQVVKNKRSFTGHYLAPLLKR; translated from the coding sequence ATGTCGACTTCTGCTTCTGCTCTTCCGGCCCGCAGCCGGGCAGGCGCGCGCAGCGCCCTGACCACCCTTTCCGTGCGCGGCGCGCGCGAACACAATCTCAAGGGCGTGGATGTCGATCTCCCGCGCGACAGCCTGGTGGTGATCACCGGGCTTTCCGGCTCGGGCAAGTCGAGCCTGGCATTCGACACGATCTATGCCGAAGGCCAGCGCCGCTATGTCGAATCGCTCTCGGCCTATGCGCGCCAGTTCCTCGAAATGATGCAGAAGCCCGATGTCGAGCATATCGACGGCCTCTCGCCGGCGATTTCCATCGAGCAGAAGACGACCAGCCGCAACCCGCGCTCGACCGTGGCGACGGTGACCGAGATCTACGACTACATGCGCCTGCTCTGGGCGCGCATCGGGGTGCCCTATTCGCCCGCGACGGGCCTGCCGATCAGCGCGCAGACGGTCAGCCAGATGGTCGACCGCGTGATGGCCCTGCCCGAGGGGACACGCGCCTATCTGCTCGCCCCGGTGGTTCGCGCGCGCAAGGGCGAATACCGCAAGGAACTGGCCGAGTGGCAGAAGGCGGGTTATACCCGCGTGCGGATCGACGGCGAGCTTTATTCCATCGAGGACGCCCCCGCGCTCGACAAGAAGCTCAAGCACGACATCGAGGTCGTGGTCGACCGCATCGCGGTCAAGGACGGCATCCAGACGCGTCTGGCCGACAGTTTCGAACAGGCGCTCAAGCTGGCCGAGGGCCTCGCCTATATCGACCTTGCCGATACCACCGTGGCCGCGCTCAATGGCGAGACACCGCCCGAGGAGCCGAAAAAGGCCGGAAAGGGCAAGAACGCGAAAGGCGGCCAGCTCAAGGGGGCCGGGCTGCCCGACAACCGCATCGTCTTTTCCGAGAAGTTCGCCTGTCCGGTCTCGGGCTTCACGCTCGATGCGCTCGAACCGCGCCTGTTCTCGTTCAACGCCCCGCAAGGGGCCTGCCCGGCCTGTGACGGCCTTGGCGAAAAGCTGCTGTTCGACCCGCAACTGGTCGTCCCCAACGAGCATCTGAGCCTCAAGCAGGGGGCCGTGGTGCCCTGGGCCAAGTCGAACCCGCCCAGTCCCTATTACATGCAGGTTCTCGCCAGCCTTGCCGCCCATTTCGGCTTCAGCCTCGAAACCCCGTGGGAGCAGCTCCCGGTCGAGGTGAAGATCGTCATCCTCCACGGGACGGCGGGCAAGGCCGTGCCGCTGACCTTCATCGACGGCAAGAAGAGCTACACCGTCGCCAAGGCCTTCGAAGGGGTGATCGGCAATCTCAACCGCCGCATGCTCCAGACCGAAAGCGCGTGGATGCGCGAGGAACTGGGCAAGTTCCAGACCGCGCAGCCCTGCGAGACCTGCGATGGTGCGCGCCTCAAGCCCGAGGCGCTGAGCGTGAAGGTGGCGGGCAGCGACATTTCGGCGATTACCCGCCTTTCGGTCAGCGATGCCTGTGCATGGTTTGCCGGGCTCGACGCGCACCTGACCAGCCAGCAGAGCCAGATTGCCAAGGCGATCCTGAAGGAAATCAACGAGCGGCTGGGCTTCCTCGACAATGTGGGGCTCGATTACCTCAACCTCGACCGGACCTCGGGGACGCTTTCGGGCGGGGAATCGCAGCGCATTCGTCTCGCCAGCCAGATCGGCTCGGGGCTCTCGGGCGTGCTCTACGTGCTCGACGAACCGTCGATCGGGCTCCACCAGCGCGACAACGACCGCCTGCTCGAAACCTTGAAGCGCCTGCGCGATCTGGGCAACACGGTGATCGTGGTCGAGCATGACGAGGACGCGATCCGCACCGCCGACTACATCGTCGACCTCGGGCCGGGCGCGGGCGTCCATGGCGGGCAGATCGTCGCGCAAGGCACGCTGGAAGACATTCTGGCGAGCAAGGACAGCCTTACCGGCCAGTACCTGACCGGCGCGCGGCGGATCGAGGTGCCCACCGAGCGTCGCAAGGGCAATGGCCATGCCCTCGTGATCGAGGGCGCGCGGGCCAACAATCTCAAGAATGTGACCGCGAAGATCCCGCTCGGCACGTTCTGCTGCATCACCGGCGTCTCGGGCTCGGGCAAGTCGAGCATGACCATCGACACGCTTCAGGCCGGGGCCTCGCGCGTGCTCAACGGCGCGCGGGTCGTGGCCGGCGCGCATGACGCGATCCGGGGCCTCGAACACTGCGACAAGGTGATCGAGATCGACCAGTCGCCCATCGGGCGCACCCCGCGCTCGAACCCGGCGACTTATACCGGCGCCTTCACCCTGATCCGCGACTGGTTCGCCGGGCTGCCCGAGGCCGAAGCGCGCGGCTACAAGGCCGGGCGGTTCAGCTTCAACGTCAAGGGCGGGCGCTGCGAAGCCTGTCAGGGCGACGGGCTGATCAAGATCGAGATGCACTTCCTCCCCGATGTCTACGTGACCTGCGAGGAATGCGGCGGCAAGCGCTACAACCGCGAGACGCTGGAGGTGAAGTTCAAGGGGCACTCGATTGCCGACGTGCTCGACATGACGATCGAGGACGCGGTCGAGTTCTTCAAGGCGGTCCCGCCGATCCGCGATCGCATGGCCATGCTGGGCGAAGTGGGCCTGGGCTATGTCAAGGTCGGCCAGCAGGCCACGACGCTCTCGGGCGGCGAGGCGCAGCGGGTCAAGCTCGCCAAGGAACTGGCGCGCCGCTCGACCGGCAAGACGCTCTACATCCTCGACGAGCCCACCACCGGGCTCCATTTCGAGGACGTGCGCAAGCTTCTCGAAGTGCTCCACCGACTGGTCGATCAGGGCAACAGCGTGGTGGTGATCGAGCACAACCTCGACGTGATCAAGACCGCCGACTGGATCATCGACATGGGCCCCGAAGGCGGCGTGCGTGGCGGCGAGATCGTGGCCGAGGGCACGCCCGAGCAGGTCGTGAAGAACAAGCGCAGCTTCACCGGGCACTATCTGGCGCCGCTGCTCAAACGCTGA